From Myotis daubentonii chromosome 7, mMyoDau2.1, whole genome shotgun sequence, a single genomic window includes:
- the HES6 gene encoding transcription cofactor HES-6 — protein MASPLAPRRDLAGRENKDRWEARGDRKARKPLVEKKRRARINESLQELRQLLAGTEVQAKLENAEVLELTVRRVQGVLRGRARGREQLQAEASERFAAGYIQCMHEVHTFVSTCQAIDATVAAQLLNHLLESMPLREGSSFRDLLGDALAGPPGDPRRSSWLTGGALVSPIPSPPVPSPPVPGDDLCSDLEEPPEAELSGASAEGLHLVPVALGSLTSAGVVQSIWRPW, from the exons ATGGCTTCGCCCCTGGCGCCTCGACGGGACCTTGCGGGCCGGGAGAATAAGGACCGCTGGGAGGCGCGGGGGGACCGCAAG GCCCGGAAGCCCCTGGTGGAGAAGAAGCGGCGCGCGCGGATCAATGAGAGCCTGCAGGAGCTGCGGCAGCTGCTGGCGGGCACCGAG GTGCAGGCCAAGCTGGAGAACGCCGAGGTGCTGGAGCTGACCGTGCGGCGCGTGCAGGGAGTGCTGCGGGGCAGGGCTCGCG GGCGCgagcagctgcaggcagaagcCAGCGAGCGCTTCGCAGCCGGCTACATCCAGTGCATGCATGAGGTGCACACGTTCGTATCCACGTGCCAGGCCATCGACGCCACCGTCGCTGCCCAGCTCCTGAACCACCTGCTTGAGTCCATGCCACTGCGAGAGGGCAGCAGCTTCCGGGATTTGCTGGGGGACGCTCTGGCCGGGCCCCCGGGAGACCCTAGGCGAAGCAGCTGGCTCACAGGAGGGGCCCTGGTGTCCCCGATACCCAGCccccctgtccccagccccccagTTCCCGGGGATGACCTGTGCTCCGACCTGGAGGAGCCCCCCGAGGCTGAACTGAGCGGAGCATCTGCAGAGGGCCTGCACTTGGTgcctgtggccttgggcagcctGACCTCTGCGGGCGTAGTCCAGAGCATCTGGAGGCCTTGGTGA